In Actinoplanes sp. NBC_00393, a single genomic region encodes these proteins:
- a CDS encoding bifunctional 3'-5' exonuclease/DNA polymerase: MLVAVSPDPDGRGGRLAELSAGTPSRHVGDLARAVAEREAADHPRWIWAATSDIYPALLRAGVRVARCHDLELTEALLLGHAGRWGEPRNPAAARARARGLPAPPDPLRPGAEPPGFAQGALFEAVAAPSIKIEDLLEVYGEQLHRIAETGHPGRFRLLVAAESAGALIAAEMGHAGLPWRADVHDELLRELLGPPQPVGPPRRLAELTAEINAAFGTRGLHPDSPAEVVRAFARAGVDVPNTRRWVLRGVDHPAVAPLLEFKELYRIWTAHGWAWCDAWVRDGRFRPEYVAGGVVSGRWATRGGGALQVPKVVRRAVIADPGWRFVVADAGQLEPRVLAAVSGDERLARAAAAGDLYAALATDSFDGDRAKAKVALLGAMYGQTGGNAIPALAVLRRQYPTAFEYVEAAARTGEAGGLVRSWLGRTCPPSASALRDAGLDPPDEVAPPPGRARGRFTRNFVIQATAAEWALVLLATLRTALEGTEAELVLFVHDEVVVHCPEEQAGDVVRAVHESAATAGRLLFGATTVRFPLDVSVVGAYADAK, translated from the coding sequence GTGCTGGTAGCCGTCTCACCCGATCCCGACGGCCGCGGCGGCCGTCTGGCGGAGCTGTCCGCCGGCACGCCGTCGCGGCACGTCGGCGATCTCGCGCGGGCGGTCGCCGAGCGCGAGGCCGCCGACCATCCCCGCTGGATCTGGGCGGCCACCTCGGACATCTATCCGGCACTGCTCCGGGCCGGGGTCCGGGTGGCCCGGTGCCACGACCTGGAGCTGACCGAGGCGCTGCTGCTGGGCCATGCCGGGCGCTGGGGCGAGCCACGCAATCCGGCGGCGGCCCGAGCGCGGGCGCGCGGCCTGCCGGCCCCGCCGGATCCGTTGCGGCCCGGGGCCGAGCCACCGGGTTTCGCGCAGGGTGCGCTCTTCGAGGCGGTCGCGGCCCCATCGATCAAGATCGAAGACCTGCTGGAGGTGTACGGGGAACAGCTGCACCGCATCGCCGAAACAGGTCATCCCGGCCGTTTCCGGCTGCTCGTGGCGGCCGAGTCGGCCGGGGCGCTGATCGCCGCCGAGATGGGCCACGCCGGGCTGCCGTGGCGCGCCGACGTGCACGACGAGCTGCTGCGCGAGCTGCTCGGCCCACCCCAGCCGGTCGGCCCGCCCCGCCGCCTCGCCGAGCTGACCGCCGAGATCAACGCCGCGTTCGGCACCCGTGGCCTGCATCCCGACTCGCCGGCCGAGGTGGTGCGCGCGTTCGCCCGGGCCGGGGTCGACGTGCCCAACACCCGGCGCTGGGTGCTGCGCGGCGTCGATCATCCGGCGGTCGCCCCGCTGCTGGAGTTCAAGGAGCTCTACCGCATCTGGACGGCGCACGGCTGGGCCTGGTGCGACGCCTGGGTGCGCGACGGCCGCTTCCGTCCGGAATATGTCGCGGGTGGCGTCGTCTCCGGCCGCTGGGCCACCCGGGGCGGCGGCGCGCTGCAGGTTCCCAAGGTGGTCCGCCGCGCGGTGATCGCCGACCCCGGCTGGCGGTTCGTGGTGGCCGACGCCGGGCAGTTGGAGCCCCGGGTGCTGGCCGCAGTCTCCGGCGACGAGCGGCTGGCCCGCGCTGCCGCGGCCGGCGACCTCTACGCGGCCCTCGCCACCGACTCGTTCGACGGCGACCGGGCCAAGGCCAAGGTCGCCCTGCTCGGCGCGATGTATGGGCAGACCGGCGGCAACGCGATCCCGGCTCTCGCGGTGCTGCGCCGGCAGTACCCGACCGCGTTCGAGTACGTGGAGGCCGCCGCCCGGACCGGGGAGGCCGGTGGGCTGGTCCGGTCCTGGCTGGGGCGGACCTGCCCGCCGTCCGCGAGCGCGCTGCGCGACGCCGGCCTGGACCCGCCGGACGAGGTGGCGCCACCACCCGGCCGGGCCCGGGGGCGGTTCACCCGCAACTTCGTCATCCAGGCCACCGCTGCCGAGTGGGCGCTCGTCCTGCTCGCCACGCTGCGCACCGCGCTGGAGGGCACCGAGGCCGAATTGGTGCTGTTCGTGCACGACGAGGTGGTGGTGCACTGTCCGGAGGAGCAGGCCGGCGACGTGGTGCGGGCCGTGCACGAGAGCGCGGCAACGGCCGGGCGGCTGCTGTTCGGCGCCACGACGGTGCGTTTTCCGCTGGACGTCTCAGTGGTTGGTGCCTACGCCGACGCGAAGTGA
- a CDS encoding winged helix-turn-helix transcriptional regulator, translating into MATTTAAQRRAEESRQYNANLAACPGHELLATLSDKWLTLIIDALADGPQRYAELSRTVAGASQKMLTQTLRKLERDGLVARRVTPSVPVRTDYELTGLGRELLPLQRAIKAWAETHIEQVHQARAEYDGMTGRVADRQR; encoded by the coding sequence ATGGCGACCACGACTGCGGCGCAGCGCCGGGCCGAGGAGAGCCGGCAGTACAACGCCAACCTGGCGGCCTGCCCGGGACACGAGCTGCTCGCCACGCTCAGCGACAAGTGGCTGACCCTGATCATCGACGCGCTCGCCGACGGGCCGCAGCGTTACGCCGAGCTGTCGCGCACGGTGGCCGGCGCGAGCCAGAAGATGCTCACCCAGACGCTGCGCAAGCTGGAACGCGACGGGCTGGTGGCCCGCCGGGTGACCCCGTCGGTGCCGGTGCGCACCGACTACGAGCTCACCGGCCTGGGCCGGGAGCTGCTGCCGCTCCAGCGCGCGATCAAGGCCTGGGCCGAGACGCACATCGAGCAGGTGCACCAGGCCCGCGCCGAGTACGACGGGATGACCGGCCGGGTGGCCGATCGACAGCGATGA
- a CDS encoding metal-dependent hydrolase, with product MMGPSHALSGAAAWLAGSWALDQFANVSQTPLEVAVGTAICAGGALLPDLDMSGKVTRNQGGATVARTFGVFSLFVAEVVEKFSLGVYTATKLKRDPRRDNGHRTFTHTLPFCALIGWGTTALAANYGHWAVVGIVFFMAGLALRGLFDEWAERAGWVIVTLVSGVIAWFTAANLPSDRGYPLLGLAVAVGCFVHILGDMITKNGVPILWPIPIKRRMWLMIGIPNSMAVRVGGKVEVIVLRTAFTVISLLSIAGLFVPGVLERFNLDVWASR from the coding sequence ATGATGGGTCCGTCGCACGCTCTCTCGGGAGCGGCCGCCTGGCTGGCCGGCAGTTGGGCGCTCGACCAGTTCGCCAACGTCAGCCAGACGCCGCTCGAGGTGGCGGTCGGCACGGCGATCTGTGCGGGTGGCGCGCTCCTGCCCGACCTGGACATGTCCGGCAAGGTGACCCGCAACCAGGGCGGCGCCACGGTCGCCCGCACGTTCGGCGTCTTCTCGCTGTTCGTCGCCGAGGTGGTGGAGAAGTTCTCGCTCGGCGTCTACACCGCCACCAAGCTCAAGCGTGACCCGCGGCGGGACAACGGGCACCGCACCTTCACCCACACCCTGCCGTTCTGCGCCCTGATCGGCTGGGGCACGACCGCCCTGGCCGCGAACTACGGCCACTGGGCGGTCGTCGGCATCGTCTTCTTCATGGCCGGCCTGGCGCTGCGCGGCCTCTTCGACGAGTGGGCGGAACGCGCCGGCTGGGTCATCGTCACCCTGGTCTCCGGCGTGATCGCCTGGTTCACGGCAGCCAACCTGCCCAGCGACCGCGGCTACCCACTCCTGGGTCTGGCGGTCGCCGTCGGCTGCTTCGTGCACATCCTCGGCGACATGATCACCAAGAACGGCGTGCCGATCCTGTGGCCGATTCCGATCAAGCGCCGCATGTGGCTGATGATCGGCATCCCGAACAGCATGGCGGTCCGGGTCGGCGGCAAGGTCGAGGTGATCGTCCTGCGCACCGCCTTCACGGTGATCTCGCTGCTCTCCATCGCCGGCCTGTTCGTCCCGGGCGTGCTGGAGCGCTTCAACCTGGACGTCTGGGCAAGCAGATAG
- a CDS encoding TetR/AcrR family transcriptional regulator gives MGNREALLDGAKQCLREKGYDRTSVRDIAAAAGVSTAAIGYHYGSRETLLTQALFAILDEWGDSLGRALAPAAGDDAVRGFERMWESLVEQFAAHPDLWLATVELFLQAQRQPELRAQLAGGIAQGWRGMAGILQSVPEDEVSERSTRTLGMVQTALISGVMVQTLSDPANAPTAAEILEGLRQLAKLT, from the coding sequence GTGGGAAACCGGGAAGCCCTCCTCGACGGGGCCAAGCAGTGTCTGCGGGAGAAGGGTTACGACCGCACGAGCGTGCGCGACATCGCCGCGGCCGCCGGGGTCAGCACGGCGGCGATCGGCTATCACTACGGGTCCCGGGAGACGCTGCTCACCCAGGCGCTGTTCGCGATCCTCGACGAGTGGGGCGACAGCCTGGGCCGGGCCCTCGCCCCGGCGGCCGGCGACGACGCGGTGCGCGGTTTCGAGCGCATGTGGGAGAGCCTGGTCGAGCAGTTCGCCGCGCATCCGGACCTGTGGCTGGCGACTGTGGAGCTGTTCCTCCAGGCGCAGCGGCAGCCCGAGCTGCGCGCCCAACTGGCCGGCGGGATCGCGCAGGGCTGGCGCGGCATGGCCGGGATCCTGCAGAGCGTGCCGGAGGACGAGGTGAGCGAGCGCAGCACCCGCACGCTCGGCATGGTCCAGACAGCGTTGATCTCCGGCGTGATGGTTCAGACGCTCAGCGACCCGGCGAACGCCCCGACCGCCGCGGAGATCCTGGAGGGCCTGCGCCAGCTGGCGAAGCTGACCTGA
- a CDS encoding NAD(P)/FAD-dependent oxidoreductase — protein MTDPRFDVIVVGARCAGAPLAMLLARRGYRTLLVDRATFPSDTVSTHVIHPPGAAALQRWGLLDEVAATGCPPVGRYSFDFGPISLAGAPGTPESPYAYAPRRTLLDKILVDAAVAAGVEVREGFSVDEVLFSDGAVSGIRGRDQGGATVEERARVVVGADGRNSVVAKAVQPAVYEEHPPLTVGYYGYWSNLPTDTFEAYSRPGRGWAVCPTNDDLTLVIGGWPHAELAEHRDDVEGTLRKTFELSPAFAERIRGAKLESRLAGTSVPNYFRAPYGPGWALVGDAGYNRDFITAQGITDAFLDAENLAQALDETLAGTTPYEEALAGYQKRRDTRAMPVYQMTLGIASLQPPDEQMVQLVSAIIGNQDAMDAFARLNSGVTSPAEFFAPENLGRLVAP, from the coding sequence ATGACAGATCCTAGGTTCGACGTCATCGTGGTGGGGGCGCGATGCGCCGGGGCGCCACTCGCGATGCTGCTGGCCCGCCGTGGCTACCGGACGCTGCTGGTGGACCGGGCCACGTTCCCCAGTGACACGGTGTCCACCCACGTCATCCACCCGCCGGGCGCCGCCGCGCTGCAGCGGTGGGGTCTGCTCGACGAGGTCGCGGCGACCGGGTGCCCGCCGGTGGGGCGGTACTCGTTCGACTTCGGGCCGATCAGTCTGGCCGGGGCGCCGGGGACACCCGAGTCACCGTACGCCTACGCGCCCCGCCGCACCCTGCTCGACAAGATCCTGGTGGACGCCGCCGTGGCCGCCGGTGTCGAGGTCCGGGAGGGGTTCTCCGTCGACGAGGTGCTCTTCTCCGACGGCGCGGTGTCCGGGATCCGCGGCCGCGACCAGGGCGGCGCCACAGTGGAGGAGCGGGCCCGCGTGGTGGTCGGCGCGGACGGGCGCAACTCGGTGGTGGCCAAGGCCGTGCAGCCCGCTGTGTACGAGGAGCACCCGCCCCTCACCGTCGGCTACTACGGGTACTGGAGCAACCTGCCGACCGACACCTTCGAGGCGTACAGCCGGCCCGGCCGGGGCTGGGCGGTCTGCCCGACCAACGACGACCTGACGCTGGTGATCGGCGGCTGGCCGCACGCGGAGCTGGCCGAGCACCGCGACGACGTCGAGGGCACACTCCGGAAGACCTTCGAGCTGTCGCCGGCGTTCGCGGAGCGCATCCGCGGGGCGAAACTGGAGTCCCGGCTGGCCGGCACGTCGGTGCCGAACTACTTCCGCGCGCCGTACGGTCCGGGCTGGGCGCTGGTCGGCGACGCCGGTTACAACCGGGACTTCATCACCGCTCAGGGCATCACCGACGCCTTCCTGGACGCGGAGAACCTGGCGCAGGCGCTCGACGAGACACTGGCCGGCACCACGCCGTACGAGGAAGCGCTGGCCGGCTACCAGAAGCGCCGCGACACCCGGGCGATGCCGGTCTACCAGATGACGCTGGGGATCGCCTCGCTGCAACCGCCGGACGAGCAGATGGTCCAGCTGGTCTCCGCGATCATCGGCAACCAGGACGCGATGGACGCCTTCGCCCGCCTCAACTCGGGGGTGACGTCGCCGGCCGAGTTCTTCGCGCCGGAGAATTTGGGCCGGCTGGTCGCGCCGTAA
- a CDS encoding NADP-dependent oxidoreductase — protein MRAAIVRHFGGPEAIEFADLPLPEPGPGQVRIRVAAAAVNRIDLSTRDGKLFHAGLLTRADSYSLGWDVAGEIDAVGPATDFTVGDRVIGLRDVLSAPGTYAEHVVLDVAAVAPAPVTASAAEAATLPMAGLTADRSLALAGLRRGETLLVTGAAGSVGGALLQLAALRGIRTVAVAGPDDRKIVESLGATWFVPRTDRLGAAVRAVVPGGVDAVVDAAVTGVAAHEALRGGGVFVALVAPFAPPPLRGTRVVVQEVYADGARLTELSALVDAGRLTLRVAGTLPLTSAAEAHTRAAAGGLRGRLVLVP, from the coding sequence ATGAGAGCTGCCATCGTCCGCCACTTCGGCGGCCCCGAAGCGATCGAATTCGCCGACCTGCCCCTGCCGGAACCGGGCCCCGGCCAGGTCCGGATCAGGGTGGCCGCTGCCGCCGTCAACCGGATCGATCTGTCCACCCGCGACGGCAAACTCTTCCACGCCGGCCTGCTCACCCGCGCCGACAGCTACTCGCTGGGCTGGGACGTGGCCGGCGAGATCGACGCGGTCGGCCCGGCGACGGACTTCACCGTCGGGGACCGGGTCATCGGCCTGCGTGACGTGCTCTCCGCCCCGGGCACCTACGCCGAGCACGTGGTTCTGGACGTGGCGGCGGTCGCGCCGGCTCCGGTCACGGCGTCGGCGGCCGAAGCCGCCACCCTGCCGATGGCCGGGCTCACCGCGGATCGGTCCCTCGCCCTCGCCGGGCTGCGCCGCGGCGAAACCCTGCTGGTCACCGGCGCGGCGGGCAGCGTCGGCGGTGCGCTTCTCCAGCTGGCGGCACTGCGCGGCATCCGTACGGTGGCAGTGGCCGGCCCGGACGACCGCAAGATCGTGGAATCGCTCGGCGCCACCTGGTTCGTCCCCCGCACCGACCGGCTCGGCGCCGCGGTCCGCGCGGTCGTCCCCGGTGGAGTGGATGCCGTGGTCGACGCCGCGGTGACCGGGGTCGCCGCCCACGAGGCGCTGCGCGGCGGCGGCGTCTTCGTCGCGCTGGTCGCCCCGTTCGCCCCACCGCCGTTGCGCGGCACGCGGGTGGTCGTCCAGGAGGTGTACGCCGACGGCGCCCGGCTGACCGAGCTGTCCGCCCTGGTCGACGCGGGCCGCCTGACGTTGCGGGTGGCAGGAACCCTGCCGCTGACGTCGGCCGCCGAAGCACACACCCGCGCGGCCGCCGGCGGCCTCCGGGGCCGGCTGGTACTGGTCCCCTGA
- a CDS encoding carboxylesterase/lipase family protein: protein MKKLLYATALTLTTIAAVTLAPVAEATTGPPIVVTTQGAVRGTAGPQVHSFQGIPYATAERFAAPRPVPAWTGVRPATAPGKVCAQPAGYPIGKPSTDEDCLVLNVTTPARTRGKLPVIVWIHGGSMMFGMGDLYGPDRLTAAGAVVVSMNYRLGVTSFLTHPSLPESGALALDDQRAALRWVRENIRAFGGDPGRVTIMGQSGGGYGVCGHLASPASRGLFHRAIIQSAPCGVPGNASRTRAEALADSAPVIEKAGCADRADVAACLRKVKIAELLAAFGADREPRPVSGTPTLPLPVDEALRTGRFHRVPVLIGVNHDEENGRILGQELATGRPMPAEDYEPAVRAAYGSRADAVLARYPLGASAGQTLAAVHTDANWAVPTLDSARTLARWTPTRMYEFAEQNTPWYAGYPAPSFPAAAQHMAELAYLFDLPLFEKRTPQQDALADRLISTWIEFAATGETATGESAWPRLRDDADGYVQSLTSGQWKRADFAEEHHYRFWSR from the coding sequence ATGAAGAAACTCCTCTATGCCACCGCCCTCACCCTCACGACGATCGCGGCCGTCACGCTTGCCCCGGTTGCCGAGGCGACCACCGGCCCACCGATCGTCGTGACGACGCAGGGCGCGGTCCGCGGCACGGCGGGCCCGCAGGTGCACTCCTTCCAGGGCATCCCTTACGCCACCGCGGAGCGCTTCGCCGCGCCCCGCCCGGTCCCCGCCTGGACCGGCGTGCGCCCGGCGACCGCACCCGGCAAGGTGTGCGCGCAGCCGGCCGGCTATCCGATCGGCAAACCGAGCACCGACGAGGACTGCCTCGTCCTCAACGTCACCACCCCGGCCCGCACCCGCGGCAAGCTGCCGGTGATCGTCTGGATCCACGGCGGCAGCATGATGTTCGGGATGGGCGACCTCTACGGCCCGGACCGGCTCACCGCCGCCGGCGCCGTCGTGGTGTCGATGAACTACCGGCTGGGCGTCACCAGCTTCCTGACGCACCCGTCCCTGCCAGAGTCCGGCGCCCTCGCCCTGGACGACCAGCGGGCCGCGCTGCGCTGGGTGCGGGAGAACATCCGGGCGTTCGGCGGCGACCCCGGCCGGGTGACGATCATGGGCCAGTCCGGCGGCGGTTACGGGGTCTGCGGCCATCTGGCCTCACCCGCCTCCCGCGGGTTGTTCCATCGGGCGATCATCCAGAGCGCACCGTGCGGCGTCCCGGGCAACGCTTCCCGTACCCGGGCTGAAGCCCTGGCCGACAGCGCCCCGGTCATCGAGAAGGCCGGCTGCGCCGACCGCGCCGACGTCGCCGCCTGCCTGCGCAAGGTGAAGATCGCCGAGCTGCTCGCCGCGTTCGGCGCCGACCGCGAGCCGCGCCCGGTCAGCGGCACGCCCACCCTGCCCCTGCCGGTCGACGAGGCTCTGCGCACCGGCCGCTTCCACCGGGTCCCGGTCCTGATCGGCGTCAATCACGACGAGGAGAACGGCCGGATTCTCGGCCAGGAGCTCGCCACCGGCCGGCCGATGCCCGCCGAGGACTACGAGCCGGCGGTCCGCGCGGCGTACGGTTCCCGGGCCGATGCCGTGCTGGCCCGCTATCCGCTGGGCGCCTCGGCCGGCCAGACGCTCGCCGCGGTGCACACCGACGCCAACTGGGCGGTGCCCACCTTGGACTCCGCGCGTACGCTCGCCCGCTGGACCCCGACCAGGATGTACGAGTTCGCCGAGCAGAACACCCCGTGGTACGCCGGCTACCCCGCCCCGAGCTTCCCGGCCGCCGCCCAGCACATGGCCGAGCTGGCGTACCTGTTCGACCTGCCGCTCTTCGAGAAGCGAACCCCGCAGCAGGACGCCCTCGCCGACCGGCTGATCAGCACCTGGATCGAATTCGCGGCGACCGGTGAGACTGCCACCGGCGAGAGCGCCTGGCCCCGGCTGCGGGACGACGCCGACGGGTACGTCCAGTCACTGACCTCCGGCCAGTGGAAACGCGCCGACTTCGCGGAAGAGCACCACTACCGGTTCTGGAGCCGCTGA
- the metH gene encoding methionine synthase has translation MAQTVSKLRELLAERILVLDGAWGTMLQGAKLTPADYRSDLIPADHPKDVTGDPDLLILTRPDVILDVHRQYLAAGADITTTNTFTATSIAQADYGLEHLVREMNVQGARLARQAAEEAEARDGRPRFVAGSIGPLNVTLSLSPKVEDPAYRAVDFDQVKAAYAEQISALAEGGVDLLLIETIFDTLNAKAAVAAAREVAPELPLWISVTIVDLSGRTLSGQTVEAFWRSIERAEPLVVGVNCSLGAAEMRPHVADLARLSNVYVASHPNAGLPNAFGGYDQTPAETGDLLRGFAADGLVNIVGGCCGTTPPHIAAVAQAVQGAAPRQIAPPAPTTRFSGLEPFAIGPDTGFVMIGERTNVTGSAKFRRLIEADDYQAAVDVALEQVRGGANLLDVNMDADLLDSERAMTTFLNLIATEPEVARIPIMIDSSKFSVLEAGLKCVQGKGVVNSISLKEGEEPFLEHARRIRDFGAGVVVMAFDEQGQADTTERKVEICARAYDLLVGDGFDPTDIIFDPNVLAVATGIAEHNGYAKNFIDALPLIKERCPGARTSGGISNLSFAFRGNDVVREAMHSAFLFHAVKAGLDMGIVNAGQLAVYQDIPADLLELVEDVIFNRREDATDRLVTFASTVTGSGAKREVDLSWREAEVEERLSHALVHGIVDFIEADTEEARQKLPRPLDVIEGPLMDGMSVVGDLFGSGKMFLPQVVKSARVMKRSVAYLLPYMEKEKAEGSRGQGKVVLATVKGDVHDIGKNIVGVVLGCNNYEVIDLGVMVPTAKILETAIAEGADVIGLSGLITPSLDEMVAVGAEMQRRGMKTPLLIGGATTSKQHTAVRIAPAYDASTVHVLDASRVVGVVSDLLDPNRAEKLDEANRAEQERLREQHEKRHSQPLLTLAQARANRETVEFGELPVPAFTGVREVAPTIAELRRMIDWQFLFLAWELKGKYPAILDQPVAKELFDDANTLLDQIIAEGSFQARGLYGFWPAHADGDDIKLDNGFSFPMLRQQTEKPAGRANRCLADYIAPSGDHLGGFAVAIHGAEALAKKYEAEHDDYRAIMVKALADRLAEAFAEYLHLKARREWFEPDARPELADLHAERFRGIRPALGYPACPDHSEKKDLFELLGTSSIGVGLTESFAMTPAAAVSGLIFAHPESRYFTVGRLAKDQIEDYAVRRGMPVAEVERWLRPNLAYSID, from the coding sequence ATGGCTCAGACCGTCAGCAAGCTGCGTGAACTGCTCGCCGAGCGGATTCTGGTGCTCGACGGCGCGTGGGGCACCATGCTGCAGGGTGCCAAGCTGACCCCGGCCGACTACCGCAGCGACCTCATCCCGGCGGACCACCCGAAAGACGTCACCGGCGACCCGGACCTGCTGATCCTGACCCGGCCGGACGTCATTCTCGACGTGCACCGGCAGTATCTGGCGGCCGGCGCCGACATCACCACCACCAACACCTTCACCGCGACCAGCATCGCCCAGGCCGACTACGGCCTGGAGCACCTGGTCCGGGAGATGAACGTGCAGGGCGCCCGGCTGGCCCGGCAGGCCGCCGAGGAGGCCGAGGCCCGCGACGGCCGTCCCCGGTTCGTCGCCGGCTCGATCGGCCCGCTGAACGTCACGCTCTCGCTCTCGCCCAAGGTCGAGGACCCGGCCTACCGCGCGGTCGATTTCGACCAGGTCAAGGCGGCGTACGCGGAACAGATCTCGGCCCTGGCCGAGGGCGGCGTCGACCTGCTGCTGATCGAGACGATCTTCGACACGCTGAACGCGAAGGCGGCCGTCGCCGCCGCCCGCGAGGTGGCGCCGGAGCTGCCGCTGTGGATCTCGGTCACCATCGTCGACCTCTCCGGCCGCACCCTCTCCGGCCAGACCGTCGAGGCGTTCTGGCGTTCCATCGAGCGCGCCGAGCCGCTGGTCGTCGGGGTGAACTGCTCGCTCGGCGCCGCCGAGATGCGCCCGCACGTGGCCGATTTGGCGCGCCTGTCGAACGTCTACGTCGCCTCCCACCCGAACGCGGGCCTGCCCAACGCCTTCGGCGGCTACGACCAGACGCCCGCCGAGACCGGTGACCTGCTCCGTGGCTTCGCTGCCGACGGACTGGTCAACATCGTCGGCGGCTGCTGCGGCACCACCCCGCCGCACATCGCCGCGGTCGCCCAGGCGGTTCAGGGTGCGGCGCCCCGGCAGATCGCGCCGCCGGCCCCGACCACCCGGTTCAGCGGCCTGGAGCCGTTCGCGATCGGCCCGGACACCGGGTTCGTCATGATCGGCGAGCGGACCAACGTCACCGGTTCGGCCAAGTTCCGCCGGCTCATCGAGGCCGACGACTATCAGGCCGCCGTCGACGTGGCCCTGGAGCAGGTCCGCGGCGGCGCCAACCTGCTCGACGTGAACATGGACGCCGACCTGCTCGACAGCGAGCGGGCGATGACCACCTTCCTCAACCTGATCGCGACCGAGCCCGAGGTGGCCCGGATCCCGATCATGATCGACAGCTCGAAGTTCTCGGTGCTCGAGGCCGGCCTCAAGTGCGTGCAGGGCAAGGGCGTGGTCAACTCGATCAGCCTCAAGGAGGGGGAGGAACCCTTCCTCGAGCACGCCCGGCGGATCCGCGACTTCGGCGCCGGGGTCGTCGTGATGGCCTTCGACGAGCAGGGTCAGGCCGACACCACCGAGCGCAAGGTCGAGATCTGCGCCCGGGCCTACGACCTGCTGGTCGGCGACGGCTTCGACCCGACCGACATCATCTTCGACCCGAACGTGCTCGCCGTCGCGACCGGCATCGCCGAGCACAACGGATATGCGAAGAACTTCATCGACGCCCTCCCGCTGATCAAGGAACGCTGCCCCGGCGCCCGGACCAGCGGCGGCATCTCCAACCTGTCGTTCGCCTTCCGCGGCAACGACGTGGTCCGCGAGGCCATGCACTCGGCGTTCCTGTTCCACGCGGTCAAGGCCGGCCTGGACATGGGCATCGTCAACGCCGGGCAGCTCGCCGTCTACCAGGACATCCCGGCCGACCTGCTGGAGCTGGTCGAGGACGTGATCTTCAACCGGCGCGAGGACGCGACCGACCGGCTCGTCACCTTCGCCTCCACGGTCACCGGCAGCGGCGCCAAGCGTGAGGTCGACCTGTCCTGGCGCGAGGCGGAGGTCGAGGAGCGGCTCAGCCACGCCCTGGTGCACGGCATCGTCGACTTCATCGAGGCGGACACCGAGGAGGCCCGGCAGAAGCTGCCCCGGCCGCTCGACGTCATCGAGGGCCCGCTGATGGACGGCATGAGCGTGGTCGGCGACCTGTTCGGCTCCGGCAAGATGTTCCTGCCCCAGGTGGTCAAGAGCGCCCGGGTGATGAAGCGGTCGGTCGCCTACCTGCTGCCGTACATGGAGAAGGAGAAGGCGGAGGGCTCCCGCGGCCAGGGCAAGGTGGTCCTCGCGACGGTCAAGGGCGACGTCCACGACATCGGCAAGAACATCGTCGGCGTGGTGCTCGGCTGCAACAACTACGAGGTGATCGACCTCGGCGTGATGGTGCCGACCGCGAAGATCCTGGAGACCGCGATCGCCGAGGGCGCCGACGTGATCGGCCTGTCCGGCCTGATCACCCCGTCGCTGGACGAGATGGTCGCGGTCGGCGCCGAGATGCAGCGGCGCGGCATGAAGACGCCGCTGCTGATCGGCGGGGCGACCACGTCCAAGCAGCACACGGCGGTGCGGATCGCTCCGGCGTACGACGCGTCGACCGTGCACGTGCTCGACGCGTCCCGGGTGGTCGGTGTCGTCTCGGACCTGCTCGACCCGAACCGCGCCGAGAAACTCGACGAGGCCAACCGGGCCGAGCAGGAGCGGTTGCGCGAGCAGCACGAGAAGCGGCACTCGCAGCCGCTGCTCACGCTCGCGCAGGCGCGAGCCAACCGCGAGACGGTCGAGTTCGGCGAGCTGCCGGTGCCGGCCTTCACCGGGGTACGCGAAGTCGCGCCCACCATCGCCGAGCTGCGCCGGATGATCGACTGGCAGTTCCTGTTCCTGGCCTGGGAGCTGAAGGGCAAGTACCCGGCGATCCTCGACCAGCCGGTCGCCAAGGAGCTGTTCGACGACGCCAACACGCTGCTCGACCAGATCATCGCCGAGGGCTCCTTCCAGGCCCGCGGCCTCTACGGCTTCTGGCCCGCGCACGCTGACGGCGACGACATCAAGCTGGACAACGGGTTCTCGTTCCCGATGCTGCGGCAGCAGACCGAGAAGCCGGCCGGCCGCGCCAACCGGTGCCTGGCCGACTACATTGCGCCCAGCGGAGACCACCTGGGCGGGTTCGCGGTGGCAATCCACGGTGCCGAAGCCCTCGCGAAGAAGTACGAGGCCGAGCACGACGACTACCGGGCCATCATGGTCAAGGCCCTCGCCGACCGGCTGGCCGAGGCGTTCGCCGAGTACCTGCACCTCAAGGCCCGCCGCGAGTGGTTCGAGCCGGACGCCCGGCCCGAGCTGGCCGACCTGCACGCTGAGCGGTTCCGCGGCATCCGCCCGGCGCTGGGCTACCCGGCCTGCCCCGACCACAGCGAGAAGAAGGACCTCTTCGAGCTGCTCGGCACGTCCTCGATCGGCGTCGGCCTCACCGAGTCGTTCGCGATGACCCCGGCCGCGGCGGTCAGCGGCCTGATCTTCGCCCACCCGGAGTCGCGCTACTTCACCGTCGGCCGCCTCGCCAAGGACCAGATCGAGGACTACGCCGTCCGCCGGGGCATGCCGGTCGCCGAGGTGGAGCGCTGGCTGCGCCCCAACCTCGCCTACTCGATCGACTGA